In Flavobacterium sp. CS20, a single window of DNA contains:
- a CDS encoding IS1634 family transposase produces MCLYPELLLGKLFNQIGFNQINHDLFKQLVLARLCYPSSKLKTSDYLFKYQHKAIDVQVIYRYMDKLHKQHKSQIQEISYNHTLKILDGTINVVFYDVTTIYFEIDNEDELRKTGFSKEGKHQNPQIVLGLLVSKDGYPLAYDIFEGNKFEGHTMLPVIDSFKKKYGLDQLVIIADSGLLSSKNIEELQSKSYEFILGARIKNEKSFIKEKILALKLKNGESAVVEKGNLRLIISYSDSRAKKDKHNREKGLKRLEKKIRSGKLTKSSINNRGYNKYLKLDGELKVSIDKTKFETDAKWDGLKGYITNAKLNKNEILENYSHLWKIEKAFRIAKTDLKIRPIYHRVQRRIEAHICIAFARYKIHKELERQLNEKKSSLSPEKAINIAKTIYAVKIKHPITKEITYLTHIKSEEQKKIANLFDF; encoded by the coding sequence ATCTGTTTATATCCGGAACTGCTTTTAGGAAAGCTTTTTAATCAGATTGGGTTCAATCAAATTAATCATGATTTATTTAAGCAATTGGTTCTTGCTAGACTTTGCTACCCTTCTAGTAAGCTTAAGACATCAGATTATCTTTTTAAGTACCAACATAAAGCTATTGATGTTCAAGTTATTTACCGATACATGGATAAGCTTCATAAACAACACAAATCCCAAATACAAGAAATTAGTTATAATCATACCTTGAAAATACTAGATGGAACAATAAATGTAGTATTCTATGATGTTACCACTATTTATTTTGAAATTGATAACGAAGATGAATTACGCAAAACAGGCTTCTCTAAAGAAGGCAAACATCAAAATCCGCAAATTGTACTAGGGTTATTAGTTAGCAAAGATGGTTACCCATTGGCTTACGATATTTTTGAAGGCAATAAATTTGAAGGACACACCATGCTACCAGTCATTGATAGTTTTAAGAAAAAATACGGATTAGATCAATTAGTCATCATCGCTGACTCTGGGCTACTTTCTTCTAAAAACATAGAAGAACTTCAAAGCAAAAGTTATGAATTTATTCTTGGAGCTAGAATTAAAAATGAGAAGTCCTTTATAAAAGAAAAAATATTAGCTTTAAAACTTAAAAATGGAGAGAGTGCAGTTGTAGAAAAAGGTAATTTGAGACTTATCATAAGCTATTCCGATTCAAGAGCCAAGAAAGATAAGCACAATAGAGAAAAGGGATTAAAGAGACTGGAAAAGAAAATTAGATCAGGAAAACTAACCAAGTCAAGTATCAATAACAGAGGTTACAATAAATATCTAAAACTTGATGGAGAGCTAAAAGTTTCAATAGACAAAACAAAATTTGAAACAGATGCAAAATGGGATGGTCTAAAAGGCTATATAACTAATGCTAAATTGAATAAAAATGAAATTTTAGAGAATTATAGTCATTTATGGAAGATTGAAAAGGCTTTCAGAATAGCTAAGACAGACTTGAAAATAAGACCAATCTATCATAGAGTTCAGCGTAGGATTGAAGCTCACATTTGCATAGCTTTTGCAAGATATAAAATACACAAGGAACTAGAAAGGCAACTCAATGAAAAGAAATCTTCATTAAGTCCTGAGAAGGCTATCAACATAGCAAAAACAATTTATGCGGTAAAAATAAAACATCCAATAACAAAAGAGATAACTTATCTAACTCACATCAAAAGTGAAGAGCAGAAAAAAATTGCAAATCTATTCGATTTTTGA
- a CDS encoding T9SS type A sorting domain-containing protein, translated as MNNTIHNNFFNELQNLNSNNGYPNQNGIRNIAISNGSECGTPLNFNPGDPLFDLDYNKDLSFWGDLLSMIYNPLGGTIGGLFLDQDFFGVALLGLVPGSSQYIVDFEAKSLKKSFLGANHQIYNGLIRYKKKIYWIFNSQVTITSVNVNQPSLANLPLDYYGGGFFETGNAVDLSFLPSDLNIFIEDNFSFVPTASALDIGGGSVTLYDTDYKDSYVGAIPPTGLKASPFDNFTTAFSNPNTNNNERHLEFNKRNGDWLAKEIIGANIDFTDCSYLCSGNIEGSNRVCTTNNFTITGQTNSVSWTIEPSNAGTININQTNPNSISLVRNTNFFGSAVLKAVVTTQNCGSGEITKNLEFGAPTTTQSVSLNGPNNLNPGQTGIYSYNTTYFNNATSYDWLFFSNTFPNADQHFELNIISNSTFTVKPDFDVPGGYYTVQARIINTCGFYSLSKTIYVEEGDGTPVLYKNSNIYRIYPNPSSSYFNVSLINENQTPTSSKGIFGEILDLNGLFLRKIEMVNNKAQVDIIDLKKGIYILRIHYDGKTEGHQVIVE; from the coding sequence ATGAACAATACCATACATAACAACTTTTTTAATGAACTCCAAAACTTAAACTCAAATAATGGATACCCTAATCAAAATGGCATTAGAAATATTGCCATAAGTAATGGTAGTGAGTGTGGCACGCCTTTGAATTTTAATCCTGGCGACCCATTATTTGATCTTGATTATAACAAAGACCTATCATTTTGGGGTGATTTATTAAGCATGATCTATAATCCTTTAGGAGGAACAATTGGAGGTTTATTTCTTGACCAAGATTTTTTTGGTGTAGCTTTGTTAGGTTTAGTGCCTGGTAGTTCACAATATATAGTTGATTTTGAAGCAAAATCGCTAAAGAAATCTTTTTTAGGTGCAAACCATCAAATATATAATGGGCTTATTAGATATAAAAAGAAAATCTATTGGATATTTAATTCACAAGTTACTATTACTAGTGTTAATGTTAACCAACCAAGTCTTGCAAATTTACCTTTAGATTATTACGGTGGAGGCTTTTTTGAAACTGGTAATGCTGTAGATTTAAGTTTTTTACCAAGCGATTTGAATATTTTTATAGAAGATAATTTTAGTTTCGTCCCTACTGCAAGTGCTTTAGATATTGGTGGTGGCAGTGTAACTTTATATGATACCGATTATAAAGACTCATATGTTGGTGCAATTCCTCCAACAGGTCTAAAAGCATCTCCATTTGATAATTTTACAACAGCTTTTTCTAATCCTAACACAAATAACAATGAAAGACATTTAGAGTTTAATAAACGAAATGGTGATTGGTTGGCTAAAGAAATTATTGGCGCAAATATAGATTTTACAGACTGTTCATATCTTTGTAGTGGCAATATAGAGGGGTCAAACAGAGTTTGCACCACAAATAATTTTACAATAACTGGTCAAACTAATTCAGTTTCATGGACTATTGAGCCTTCAAATGCAGGAACCATAAATATAAACCAAACAAATCCTAATAGCATTTCACTGGTTAGGAACACCAATTTTTTTGGTAGTGCAGTTTTAAAAGCAGTGGTTACAACTCAAAACTGTGGGTCTGGTGAAATTACAAAAAATCTTGAATTTGGAGCTCCAACAACTACTCAAAGTGTTTCTTTAAATGGTCCAAATAATTTAAATCCAGGGCAAACAGGTATATATTCATACAACACTACCTACTTTAATAATGCTACAAGTTATGACTGGTTATTTTTTAGTAATACTTTCCCAAATGCAGATCAACATTTTGAACTAAATATAATTAGCAATAGCACATTTACGGTAAAACCTGATTTCGATGTTCCAGGCGGTTATTATACAGTCCAAGCGAGAATTATAAACACTTGTGGTTTTTACTCTTTATCTAAAACAATATATGTAGAAGAAGGAGACGGAACACCTGTTTTATATAAAAATTCTAATATTTATAGAATATATCCTAATCCATCTTCATCATATTTTAATGTCAGTTTAATTAATGAAAATCAAACTCCAACAAGCTCAAAAGGAATTTTTGGAGAAATATTAGACTTAAATGGTTTATTTCTAAGGAAAATTGAAATGGTAAACAATAAAGCTCAAGTTGATATAATCGATTTGAAAAAAGGAATTTATATACTAAGAATCCATTATGATGGTAAAACTGAAGGACACCAAGTAATAGTTGAATAG
- a CDS encoding IS110 family transposase, protein MGSRSHFVAVGQALEDVKEFGVYAEDLTAICQHLKSYGITSVAMESTGDYWQNLFTELIKHDFEVILCNGKFTKHAKGKKTDVKDARWIQKLHALGLLTSSFLPDQQTEILRTYARQRGNIIHQACDFKKNAKAS, encoded by the coding sequence ATTGGAAGTCGGTCTCACTTTGTAGCAGTTGGACAAGCCCTAGAAGATGTAAAAGAATTTGGGGTTTATGCAGAAGATCTTACTGCAATTTGTCAACACCTAAAAAGCTATGGCATTACCTCAGTTGCCATGGAAAGCACAGGAGATTATTGGCAAAATCTTTTTACAGAACTCATCAAGCATGATTTTGAAGTTATTTTATGCAATGGAAAATTTACCAAACACGCAAAAGGTAAAAAAACAGATGTTAAAGATGCAAGATGGATTCAAAAACTGCATGCATTAGGTTTGCTTACAAGTAGTTTTTTGCCTGACCAGCAGACTGAAATACTTAGAACTTATGCACGTCAGCGAGGCAATATTATACATCAAGCGTGCGACTTCAAGAAAAATGCAAAAGCATCTTAA